A region of uncultured Desulfobacter sp. DNA encodes the following proteins:
- a CDS encoding ATP-grasp domain-containing protein, with the protein MKKTIAVVYNAVDRNSQPDELDVLDQVAAVSKALADLDFNPVPVSCGLDLERFKRELTKLGPGVVFNLVESLAGQGRLIHVVPYLLDSLGIPYTGCPADTIYLTSHKTAAKERMRQAGLPTPDWIGPCQAGMVLPSRVSAHLKNGVTNGPWIIKSLWEHGSLGLEKENIITALPDRIGPLLEKATQGLGRACFAEAFINGREFNISLLGDGKEVRVLPPAEIRFLNFGQDEPKIVGYRAKWCPNAYEYQHTQRSFDFSETDRKLLSRLCDLALSCWDLFSLAGFARVDFRVDENQNPYILEVNANPCISPDAGFSAALDRAGISYTTAIARIMDAVIRAGE; encoded by the coding sequence ATGAAAAAAACCATTGCCGTTGTTTATAACGCTGTGGACCGGAACAGCCAGCCGGATGAGCTCGATGTCCTGGACCAGGTGGCTGCGGTTTCAAAAGCCCTCGCAGACCTTGATTTTAATCCGGTACCTGTTTCCTGCGGACTGGACCTGGAGCGTTTTAAACGCGAGCTTACGAAGCTTGGGCCCGGGGTGGTATTCAATTTGGTTGAATCCCTGGCAGGGCAAGGCAGGCTGATTCATGTAGTGCCGTATCTGCTTGACAGCCTGGGCATTCCCTATACCGGCTGCCCGGCGGATACCATTTACCTGACCTCCCACAAAACAGCGGCCAAGGAGCGGATGCGCCAGGCCGGGCTGCCGACTCCGGACTGGATCGGTCCCTGCCAGGCCGGTATGGTCCTACCGTCCCGGGTATCGGCACATTTAAAAAACGGAGTAACCAACGGCCCCTGGATCATCAAGTCCCTCTGGGAACACGGATCTCTCGGGCTGGAAAAGGAAAATATCATCACGGCTTTGCCGGACAGGATAGGACCTTTGCTGGAAAAAGCAACACAGGGGTTGGGGCGTGCCTGTTTTGCCGAAGCATTCATCAATGGCCGGGAATTTAACATCTCCCTGCTTGGGGATGGAAAAGAGGTTCGGGTGCTGCCGCCTGCAGAAATCCGGTTCCTGAATTTCGGGCAGGATGAGCCGAAAATTGTAGGCTATCGGGCAAAATGGTGTCCCAATGCCTATGAATACCAGCATACCCAGCGCAGTTTTGATTTTTCGGAAACCGACAGAAAATTGCTGTCGCGCCTTTGCGATCTCGCGCTTTCCTGCTGGGATCTTTTTTCCCTGGCAGGGTTTGCCCGGGTGGATTTCAGGGTGGATGAAAACCAAAATCCCTATATCCTGGAGGTCAACGCAAACCCCTGCATCTCCCCGGATGCAGGATTTTCGGCTGCCCTGGACAGGGCCGGGATTTCATATACCACAGCCATTGCCCGTATTATGGATGCCGTAATCCGGGCCGGGGAATAG
- a CDS encoding D-alanine--D-alanine ligase, with translation MKIGMTFDLRQEYLEMGYSEQETAELDAVETIEAIEGALWELGHAPVRIGHAKALMKALVKGETWDLVFNVAEGLRGAGREAQVPAILDVYGIPYTFSDPVIMGLCLNKALTKQIIRDAGLATSPFVVVNGPLPRTLPFSPPFFAKPVAEGTGMGITEKSIIEDAKALAGICRDLIRQFRQPVLVEQFLPGREFTVGLTGTGPDTRVMGTMEIIFTGAAQGQAYSLENKENWKDRVTLRPMAASEDPLIREVERLAFESWNVLGCRDGGRIDIRCDLEGKPSFIEVNPLAGLRPEYSDLPILCSYFGTPYVRLIECILNSACLRMGGGTCK, from the coding sequence TTGAAAATCGGAATGACCTTTGATCTGCGCCAGGAATATCTTGAAATGGGATATAGTGAACAGGAAACAGCTGAACTGGATGCCGTTGAAACCATTGAAGCCATTGAGGGTGCGCTTTGGGAACTTGGCCATGCCCCGGTCCGCATCGGCCATGCCAAGGCCCTGATGAAAGCACTGGTAAAAGGGGAAACCTGGGACCTTGTTTTCAACGTTGCCGAAGGGCTCAGGGGTGCGGGCCGTGAAGCACAGGTTCCGGCGATTTTGGATGTATACGGTATCCCTTATACCTTTTCCGATCCCGTGATTATGGGCCTTTGTCTGAACAAGGCTTTAACCAAGCAGATCATCAGGGATGCGGGCCTGGCAACGTCTCCATTTGTTGTGGTTAACGGCCCTCTTCCACGGACACTGCCCTTTTCTCCGCCCTTTTTTGCCAAACCCGTGGCAGAGGGCACCGGCATGGGCATAACGGAAAAGTCAATAATTGAAGATGCCAAAGCACTTGCCGGAATCTGCCGGGACCTGATCCGCCAGTTCCGCCAGCCCGTGCTGGTGGAACAGTTTCTTCCGGGCAGGGAATTTACCGTGGGGCTGACCGGGACCGGGCCGGATACCCGGGTCATGGGAACCATGGAGATTATTTTTACCGGGGCTGCCCAGGGGCAGGCCTATTCCTTGGAGAACAAAGAAAACTGGAAAGACCGGGTAACCCTGCGCCCGATGGCAGCCAGTGAAGACCCCCTGATCCGGGAGGTGGAGCGCCTGGCGTTTGAATCCTGGAACGTGCTGGGGTGCCGTGACGGTGGACGCATCGATATCCGGTGTGATCTTGAAGGAAAGCCAAGTTTCATTGAGGTCAATCCCCTGGCCGGACTGCGCCCTGAATATTCCGATCTGCCCATACTGTGTAGCTATTTTGGGACACCCTATGTCCGGTTGATCGAATGCATCCTGAACTCCGCATGTCTGCGGATGGGAGGCGGTACCTGCAAATGA
- a CDS encoding KamA family radical SAM protein yields MNNKDKTPRANILSEDDEPPSIRKSEEDDPLLLAKDSPRSLLTATSRIPEKKTSPVSRHHKTTLKTKAFRKKFYPLIPDKEWNNWQWQLQNRILSHEKLSQFLTLSQEETLVNRISQLPLSITPYYLSLISPDDPYQPLRKSVVPNVNEWLQMPGESGDPLGEDHQSPVPGLVHRYPDRVLFLLSDFCSTYCRYCTRSRMVGHGTIHASRTQWEKALQYIEETPAVRDVLLSGGDPMTLGDDCLEWVLARLRQIGHVEVIRIGTKVPAVLPQRITPNLVKMLKKYHPLWMSLHFIHADECTPETAKACARLADAGIPLGSQTVLLKGINDSAKTMASLMHGLMKMRVRPYYLYQCDPITGSSHFRTSIEKGLEIIRSLRGFTSGYAVPTYVVDAPGGGGKIPLMPNYVQGHTADNLVMTNYENRTFLYPDPVSAPAEDILL; encoded by the coding sequence ATGAATAATAAAGATAAAACCCCCAGGGCAAATATATTATCCGAAGATGATGAACCTCCCAGTATCCGGAAATCCGAAGAAGATGACCCTTTGCTCTTGGCCAAAGACTCTCCCCGGTCTTTATTAACGGCCACGTCCCGGATTCCGGAAAAGAAAACAAGCCCGGTTTCCCGCCACCATAAAACAACCTTAAAAACAAAAGCCTTTCGGAAAAAATTTTATCCCCTTATTCCCGATAAAGAATGGAACAACTGGCAGTGGCAGCTGCAAAACCGTATCCTAAGCCACGAAAAACTCAGCCAGTTCCTTACCCTGTCCCAGGAAGAGACCCTGGTCAACCGGATCTCCCAGCTTCCCTTGAGCATCACGCCCTATTACCTGAGCCTGATTTCACCGGATGACCCGTATCAACCCCTGCGCAAGTCTGTTGTTCCCAACGTGAACGAATGGCTTCAAATGCCGGGAGAATCCGGCGATCCCCTGGGCGAAGACCACCAAAGCCCTGTTCCCGGCCTTGTCCACCGTTATCCGGACCGGGTTCTGTTTCTGCTGTCCGATTTTTGTTCCACCTATTGCCGGTACTGCACCCGTTCCCGGATGGTGGGCCACGGAACCATTCATGCCAGCCGGACACAGTGGGAAAAAGCCTTACAGTACATTGAAGAAACACCTGCCGTCCGTGACGTCCTGTTGTCCGGGGGAGACCCCATGACCCTGGGAGATGACTGCCTGGAATGGGTATTGGCAAGGCTGAGGCAGATTGGCCATGTGGAGGTGATCCGCATCGGGACCAAAGTCCCGGCAGTTCTTCCCCAGCGCATCACTCCCAATCTGGTAAAAATGTTGAAAAAATACCATCCCCTGTGGATGAGCCTGCATTTCATCCATGCCGACGAGTGCACACCCGAGACCGCCAAGGCCTGTGCAAGGCTTGCGGATGCAGGAATTCCGCTTGGATCCCAGACCGTTCTGCTCAAAGGCATCAACGATTCGGCCAAGACCATGGCATCCCTGATGCACGGCCTGATGAAAATGAGGGTCCGGCCCTATTATCTGTATCAATGCGACCCCATCACCGGTTCCAGCCATTTCAGAACTTCCATTGAGAAGGGCCTGGAAATCATCCGCAGCCTGCGGGGGTTTACCAGCGGTTACGCTGTCCCAACCTATGTGGTGGACGCCCCTGGCGGCGGTGGAAAAATCCCGCTCATGCCCAACTATGTTCAAGGCCATACGGCCGACAACCTGGTCATGACCAATTATGAGAACCGCACCTTCCTGTACCCTGATCCGGTTTCAGCCCCTGCTGAAGACATATTGTTATAA
- a CDS encoding GNAT family N-acetyltransferase — protein MFRNRTPTIATVDGHAFPKDIRLHYTPRASDVERVRTLVTETGFFRLDEISIAAELVEERLKSGHESGYHFVMAQKQGNLAGYGCFGPIPCTLTSYDIYWIAVAPKFQGKGLGKCILGEMERLIREMGGIQVYVETSTQPGYASTRRFYERCGYRCEAVLDDFYEPGDGKAIYVNRLVKR, from the coding sequence ATGTTCAGGAACAGAACACCAACCATAGCAACCGTCGACGGTCATGCCTTTCCCAAAGATATCCGGCTTCACTATACGCCCCGTGCGTCTGATGTTGAGCGTGTCCGGACCCTTGTGACGGAAACGGGATTTTTCAGACTCGATGAAATCAGCATTGCAGCGGAACTTGTGGAAGAGCGCCTGAAGTCGGGCCATGAGAGCGGCTATCATTTTGTGATGGCGCAAAAACAAGGCAACCTGGCCGGGTACGGATGTTTCGGCCCTATCCCCTGCACCCTTACCAGCTACGATATATACTGGATCGCCGTTGCACCAAAGTTCCAGGGAAAGGGCCTGGGCAAGTGCATCCTAGGAGAGATGGAGCGGCTGATCCGGGAAATGGGAGGCATCCAGGTATATGTGGAAACCTCAACCCAGCCGGGCTATGCATCCACCCGGAGGTTTTATGAACGGTGCGGATACCGGTGCGAAGCCGTACTGGATGATTTCTACGAACCAGGGGATGGAAAGGCAATCTACGTGAACAGATTGGTGAAGCGTTGA